From Miscanthus floridulus cultivar M001 chromosome 15, ASM1932011v1, whole genome shotgun sequence, the proteins below share one genomic window:
- the LOC136507831 gene encoding probable 26S proteasome non-ATPase regulatory subunit 3, protein MAALQSMRILAREDDTEMDVDAAAPATQISIKHGLPEIEIFFYLLVLIFLIDQKKYDEAKACANVSIARLKNLNRRTVDVLASRLYFYYSYVYELTNSFAEIRGNLLALHRMATLHRDELGQETLLNLLLRNYLHYNLYDQAEKLRSKAPRFEAHSNQQVIHLLIRFVVMQLLDLLCFRFSTCKPCM, encoded by the exons ATGGCCGCTCTCCAGTCGATGCGCATCCTTGCTCGC GAAGATGATACTGAGATGGATGTTGATGCTGCGGCTCCGGCAACTCAGATTTCAATCAAACATGGTCTCCCTGAGATTGAAATATTTTTCTACTTGCTTGTACTGATTTTCCTTATTGATCAGAAGAAATACGATGAG GCTAAAGCATGCGCAAATGTGAGCATTGCTCGCCTGAAGAACCTAAACCGGAGAACTGTTGATGTCCTGGCATCTCGTCTGTACTTTTATTACTCTTATGTGTATGAGCTTACCAACAGCTTTGCTGAAATACGTGG gAATCTGCTTGCACTACATAGAATGGCAACTTTGCACCGTGACGAGCTTGGCCAG GAAACACTACTCAATCTCCTCCTCCGCAATTACCTCCACTACAACTTGTATGATCAAGCAGAAAAGCTTAGATCAAAGGCACCTCGTTTTGAAGCACATTCCAATCAACAAGTAATTCATTTGCTTATTCGGTTTGTTGTGATGCAGCTTTTGGATTTACTATGTTTTAGATTTAGCACTTGCAAACCATGTATGTAA